In the Flavisolibacter tropicus genome, one interval contains:
- a CDS encoding NAD kinase, with protein sequence MKVAVYSRALELGPQKDDIQLFFDELQKEEIIPVISAPFLKELHGSIRLPDTFQTFSSHEDLTNDIDFLVSLGGDGTLLDTVTLVRDKMIPVIGINFGRLGFLASIGRDEVPEAVKALARRSFIVDKRTLIHIDSSLSLFHDVPYALNEFAIHKRDVSPMIKIHTYLNGELLNTYWADGLILATPTGSTGYNLSCQGPIIFPDAHSFVITPIAPHNLNVRSIVVPDTTIISFEIESRSDEVIVALDSRREIVNKNIQLAIRRESFTMNLVRLNENNFLQTMRNKLSWGLDKRN encoded by the coding sequence ATGAAAGTAGCCGTTTATAGCAGGGCGTTGGAATTGGGGCCGCAGAAAGATGATATACAGCTATTCTTTGATGAGTTACAAAAAGAAGAAATCATTCCCGTGATTTCTGCTCCCTTCTTAAAAGAGTTGCATGGTAGCATTCGGTTGCCAGATACATTCCAGACTTTTTCTTCTCACGAGGATTTGACCAATGACATAGACTTTTTAGTAAGTCTGGGTGGCGATGGTACACTACTGGATACGGTAACACTGGTCCGTGATAAAATGATTCCAGTGATAGGGATCAACTTCGGCCGATTAGGCTTTTTGGCCTCTATTGGGCGCGATGAAGTGCCGGAGGCTGTAAAGGCATTAGCCCGTCGCTCGTTTATTGTAGATAAACGTACGCTCATTCATATAGACTCCAGCCTATCGTTATTTCACGATGTGCCCTATGCGCTGAATGAATTTGCTATACACAAGCGGGATGTGTCGCCCATGATCAAAATACATACTTACCTCAATGGTGAGTTATTAAATACCTATTGGGCCGATGGCTTAATTCTTGCAACACCTACAGGGTCGACAGGCTACAATTTAAGCTGCCAAGGGCCCATTATTTTTCCAGACGCGCATAGCTTTGTGATAACTCCTATTGCGCCGCACAACCTGAATGTGCGCTCCATTGTAGTACCGGATACCACCATAATATCTTTTGAAATTGAAAGCCGATCGGACGAGGTAATTGTTGCCTTAGACTCGCGCCGCGAGATCGTTAACAAAAATATTCAGCTGGCTATACGCCGGGAAAGTTTTACAATGAACCTTGTTAGGCTCAATGAGAACAACTTCCTCCAAACCATGAGAAACAAGCTGTCCTGGGGCTTGGATAAAAGGAATTAA
- a CDS encoding BamA/TamA family outer membrane protein produces MKYPEFTYRFQYFDADFIPYPTKGYVADMSLSRKGLFNSDVGMWQLVARTSASWPLNDKYFFNLRTTAMLRLPFKQPYVNQRFLGGSDLFLQGYESYEIDGVAGGFTKATFTRKLLQTAIHLPFTQIKKISTIPIKVYGKVYGNAGYVYAENVDPSNNLNNRLIYSGGVGLDIVLFYDLALKLEWSWNQLHQNGLYLHDRRYL; encoded by the coding sequence ATGAAGTATCCAGAGTTTACCTACCGCTTTCAGTATTTTGATGCGGACTTTATTCCTTATCCCACCAAGGGCTATGTAGCCGATATGTCATTAAGCCGAAAAGGTTTGTTTAACAGCGATGTCGGCATGTGGCAGCTAGTGGCTCGAACATCTGCTTCCTGGCCGCTTAATGATAAATACTTTTTTAATCTGCGAACAACTGCCATGCTCCGGCTACCCTTTAAGCAGCCGTATGTTAACCAGCGGTTTTTAGGAGGCAGCGATTTGTTCTTGCAAGGATATGAGAGCTATGAAATAGATGGTGTGGCCGGCGGGTTCACCAAGGCAACCTTCACGCGCAAGCTGTTACAGACGGCCATTCATTTGCCCTTTACCCAAATCAAGAAAATTAGCACCATACCCATAAAAGTGTATGGGAAAGTATACGGCAATGCCGGTTATGTATACGCTGAAAACGTAGATCCCTCCAATAATTTAAACAACCGGTTAATCTACTCTGGTGGAGTAGGTTTGGACATTGTCCTGTTCTACGACTTAGCACTAAAACTGGAATGGAGTTGGAACCAGTTACATCAAAACGGTCTATATTTACACGATAGGCGATATCTATAA
- a CDS encoding POTRA domain-containing protein produces MLAFCRSLSVCAQVNSLQSQLIYSTNELNTYTDTTSLFTIKEIILEGNQRTKEKIILRELPFEVNERYSLSELIEKFAIARRQLMNSTLFQDVVVSLNTLQGYDAAVKVSVIERLYIFPIPFIKVVDQNLQQWVTDSKMDMGKVKYGIKTTMKNFTGRNDRFSFNITSGFTKELSFRYEGLPLDNKLRWSGSLGVWYGQNRDFQYATVAHKPLAYRNNEDFVHDFLEPTLK; encoded by the coding sequence ATGCTTGCCTTCTGTCGCAGCCTGTCGGTGTGCGCGCAGGTGAATAGCTTGCAAAGTCAGCTGATTTATTCCACTAACGAACTTAATACCTACACCGATACAACATCGTTATTTACCATCAAGGAAATTATTCTTGAGGGCAATCAAAGAACGAAGGAAAAGATCATCTTGCGGGAGCTACCTTTTGAAGTGAACGAGCGATACTCTTTAAGCGAGCTGATTGAAAAGTTTGCCATTGCCCGCCGTCAATTAATGAACTCCACGCTGTTTCAAGATGTAGTGGTTTCTTTAAACACCCTTCAGGGTTATGATGCAGCGGTGAAAGTGAGTGTAATAGAGCGCCTGTACATCTTTCCCATTCCCTTTATAAAGGTGGTAGATCAAAACCTGCAGCAATGGGTAACGGATAGTAAGATGGATATGGGAAAAGTGAAGTATGGCATAAAAACGACGATGAAAAACTTTACGGGTAGAAACGACCGCTTTTCCTTTAACATTACCAGCGGGTTTACAAAAGAGTTATCGTTTCGTTACGAGGGCTTACCGTTAGATAACAAGCTGCGTTGGTCGGGCAGCCTGGGTGTATGGTATGGTCAGAACCGCGATTTCCAATATGCCACTGTTGCCCACAAGCCTTTAGCGTATCGCAACAACGAAGACTTTGTACATGATTTTTTAGAACCTACGCTGAAGTAA
- a CDS encoding CBS domain-containing protein, protein MLTRDLISNSIPYLHLDDKVYHALQLMNDYHVAHLPVVDEEKYLGIISEELLLHSDDDNMLNQLPISDGGNAVQANEHFLKAIQVAVQNKLSIVPVIEDKQILGIVTYNDLLRNTSDFLSLDYPGGLIVLEIEGRDYSFAEISRIIESNNAQITQLNSFTDPETGIMQVTIRVSKLEISDLIATFQRYEYNVKYYFGEEHYENELKTNYDNLMHYLKI, encoded by the coding sequence ATGTTAACCAGGGATCTCATATCGAACTCAATACCTTACTTGCATCTGGACGATAAAGTCTATCATGCATTGCAGCTCATGAATGATTATCATGTGGCGCACCTTCCTGTGGTAGATGAGGAAAAATACCTGGGCATTATTAGTGAAGAGCTATTGCTCCATTCCGATGATGATAATATGCTAAATCAATTGCCTATCAGCGATGGCGGTAATGCTGTACAGGCAAATGAACATTTTCTAAAGGCTATACAGGTAGCGGTACAAAATAAATTAAGCATTGTTCCCGTTATTGAAGACAAGCAGATCCTGGGTATTGTTACGTATAATGATCTGCTGCGCAATACCTCGGATTTTTTGAGCCTGGATTATCCTGGCGGGCTGATTGTATTGGAAATTGAAGGACGGGACTACTCTTTTGCTGAAATAAGTCGCATTATTGAATCAAACAATGCGCAAATTACCCAGTTAAACTCCTTTACTGACCCTGAAACAGGCATTATGCAAGTAACAATACGGGTAAGTAAGCTAGAGATCTCGGACTTAATTGCTACCTTCCAACGATACGAGTACAATGTGAAGTACTATTTTGGTGAGGAGCATTACGAAAATGAATTAAAGACGAACTACGACAACTTGATGCACTATTTGAAGATTTAG
- a CDS encoding alpha/beta fold hydrolase — MQYTIHQQDKFKFIEEGEGEPLVLLHGLFGALSNFKDLIEYFRPHYKVVVPMLPLFELDILHTTVGGLAKHVHKFLELKDYKNVHLLGNSLGGHVGLVHVLKHPERIKSLILTGSSGLFENGMGDSYPKRGDYEYIKKKTEVTFYDPKTATEELVNEVFEITRNRLKVIKIIALAKSAIRNNLGEELSNIKQPTLLIWGNNDTITPPFVAREFNRLIPNSELHFIDKCGHAPMMEQSEEFNQILHKFLKKLAEPATVA; from the coding sequence ATGCAGTATACGATACATCAACAGGACAAGTTTAAATTCATTGAAGAGGGCGAAGGGGAACCATTGGTGCTGCTGCATGGACTATTTGGTGCACTCAGTAATTTTAAAGATCTAATTGAGTATTTCCGTCCGCATTATAAAGTAGTGGTGCCTATGCTACCACTTTTTGAGCTGGATATTTTACATACTACCGTGGGCGGTTTGGCCAAACACGTACATAAGTTTTTGGAATTAAAAGATTACAAAAACGTTCACCTGTTGGGCAACTCATTAGGAGGACACGTAGGATTGGTTCATGTGCTAAAACATCCTGAGCGGATCAAGTCGCTTATTTTAACCGGCAGTTCTGGTTTGTTTGAAAACGGAATGGGAGACTCCTATCCGAAGCGTGGTGATTATGAGTACATCAAAAAGAAAACAGAAGTAACCTTCTATGATCCCAAAACGGCTACAGAGGAGCTGGTAAACGAAGTATTTGAAATTACCCGCAACCGCCTGAAGGTGATCAAGATCATTGCACTTGCCAAGAGTGCTATTCGCAATAACTTAGGCGAAGAGCTATCTAATATCAAACAACCGACCCTGCTAATTTGGGGTAATAATGATACAATTACACCCCCATTTGTAGCAAGAGAATTCAACCGACTGATTCCAAACAGTGAGCTGCACTTTATTGATAAGTGTGGGCACGCCCCTATGATGGAACAGTCCGAGGAGTTCAATCAAATCTTGCACAAATTTTTGAAAAAACTGGCTGAACCTGCAACAGTGGCCTAA